In Salinisphaera sp. T31B1, the following are encoded in one genomic region:
- a CDS encoding MoxR family ATPase, whose translation MASVDQVSAGLAQHAYIGSSRIATVVYLAFHLRKPVLVEGPPGVGKTELAKTTARMLGLPLIRLQCYEGIDEAKALYEWKYGKQLMYIQVLKDQIDDALGGARGLAESVQRLHQHDDIFFSEAFLEPRPLLKALREREGSVLLLDEIDKSDEEFESLLLEMLSDYQVTVPEIGTIAAAGPPPIVFLTSNNTREVSDALKRRCLHLYIPFPDARLEEQIIRTRVPEIPAALRGQLVAFVQALREMDLRKAPAISETIDWARTLLLLHVEQLDAEWVSETLNVLLKFQDDIDRIELQLPAMIRRAVGAG comes from the coding sequence ATGGCCTCTGTCGATCAGGTATCGGCCGGCCTGGCGCAACACGCCTATATCGGTTCCAGCCGCATCGCTACCGTGGTCTACCTGGCGTTTCATCTGCGCAAGCCGGTACTGGTCGAAGGTCCGCCCGGCGTCGGCAAGACCGAACTCGCAAAGACCACCGCGCGCATGCTCGGCCTGCCGCTGATCCGGCTGCAATGCTACGAAGGCATCGATGAAGCCAAGGCGCTGTACGAATGGAAGTACGGCAAGCAGCTGATGTACATCCAGGTGCTCAAGGACCAGATCGACGATGCGCTGGGCGGGGCGCGCGGTCTGGCGGAGTCCGTGCAGCGCCTGCATCAGCACGACGATATATTCTTCTCCGAGGCCTTCCTCGAGCCACGGCCCTTGCTCAAGGCTTTGCGCGAGCGCGAGGGCAGTGTGCTGCTGCTCGACGAGATCGACAAATCCGACGAAGAGTTCGAATCGCTGCTGCTGGAGATGCTGTCGGACTATCAGGTCACCGTGCCCGAGATCGGCACCATTGCCGCCGCCGGCCCGCCGCCGATCGTTTTCCTTACGTCGAACAACACGCGTGAAGTCTCCGATGCGCTCAAGCGCCGCTGTCTGCATCTGTACATCCCCTTTCCGGACGCGCGACTGGAGGAACAGATCATCCGTACGCGCGTGCCCGAAATACCGGCGGCATTACGGGGCCAGCTGGTGGCCTTCGTACAGGCGCTCAGGGAGATGGATCTGCGCAAGGCGCCTGCGATCAGCGAAACGATCGACTGGGCGCGCACCCTGCTGCTGCTGCATGTCGAACAGCTCGATGCCGAATGGGTCAGCGAAACGCTCAACGTGCTGCTGAAGTTCCAGGACGACATCGATCGGATCGAACTGCAGCTGCCCGCGATGATCCGACGCGCGGTCGGCGCTGGCTGA
- a CDS encoding D-2-hydroxyacid dehydrogenase family protein, with the protein MRIALLDDYQQVARDLADWDRLPDGARLTVFNDHLADEDALVDRLAAFDVIGVMRERTPLTRSLIERLPDLRLIVTTGTGNASIDVAAARERGICVCGTDSLGFATAEHTMALMLALARNLVGEANSVARGGWQLGVGRDLRGATLALAGLGRLGSEVAALGRAFGMRVIAWSEHLSSAHAAANGVEAVSKDRLLREADYLSIHLRLSPRTAGLFGAPEFALMRPRACLINTSRAPIVDTGALLAALEAGRPGAAALDVFDIEPLPADSPLRGHPKLLLTPHIGYVTEPTYELFYQGTLEAILAFDAGRPIREITA; encoded by the coding sequence ATGCGTATCGCGCTACTCGATGATTATCAGCAGGTCGCCCGTGACCTGGCGGACTGGGACCGGCTGCCCGACGGTGCACGTCTAACGGTCTTCAACGATCATCTGGCCGACGAGGATGCGCTGGTTGACCGCCTGGCCGCGTTCGACGTGATCGGGGTCATGCGTGAACGAACGCCCCTGACACGCTCGCTGATCGAACGACTGCCGGATCTGCGCCTGATCGTGACGACCGGCACGGGTAATGCATCGATCGACGTGGCGGCGGCGCGCGAACGCGGCATATGTGTCTGCGGCACCGACTCGCTCGGTTTTGCCACGGCCGAACACACGATGGCGCTGATGCTGGCGCTGGCACGCAATCTGGTGGGCGAAGCCAATTCGGTGGCCCGTGGTGGCTGGCAGCTCGGGGTGGGGCGTGATCTGCGCGGCGCAACCCTGGCACTGGCCGGGCTGGGCCGGCTGGGCAGCGAAGTCGCCGCCCTGGGCCGGGCGTTCGGCATGCGCGTCATCGCCTGGAGTGAACACCTGAGCAGTGCGCATGCCGCGGCAAACGGGGTCGAGGCAGTATCAAAGGATCGGCTGCTGCGCGAAGCCGATTACCTGTCCATCCACCTGCGCTTGTCGCCGCGGACCGCCGGCCTGTTCGGGGCGCCCGAGTTCGCACTGATGCGGCCCCGCGCCTGTCTGATCAATACCTCGCGTGCGCCGATCGTGGATACCGGTGCCCTGCTGGCCGCGCTCGAGGCTGGCCGACCGGGTGCGGCCGCCCTGGATGTATTCGATATCGAGCCGTTGCCTGCCGACAGTCCGCTGCGCGGCCATCCGAAACTGCTGCTGACCCCGCATATCGGCTATGTCACCGAGCCGACCTACGAGCTGTTCTATCAAGGTACGCTGGAAGCCATACTGGCCTTCGACGCCGGCCGGCCGATCCGCGAGATCACGGCCTGA
- a CDS encoding mandelate racemase/muconate lactonizing enzyme family protein, translating into MKIVDIREKTVPISSPIRNAYIDFSHMTLSLVAVITDVIRDGRPVVGYGFNSNGRYGQGSLMRERFIPRVLAADPDTLVDDTGDNLDAHRIWNALFTNEKPGGHGERSVAIGTIDMAVWDAVAKIAERPLFDLLAERYGDGRANREVFVYAAGGYYHPGKGHQKLKDEMRSYLDRGYTVVKQKIGGASLDDDLRRIDAVLSVLGDGQKLAVDANGRFDLDTAIAYAKALSAYDLFWYEEAGDPLDFELQAMLRNYYRNPMATGENLFSMADARNLIRYGGMRPDRDWLQFDCALSYGLVEYLRTLDMLAEHGWSASRCIPHGGHQMSLNIAAGLGLGGNESYPDLFQPFGGFPDGVEVRNGHVTLPELPGIGFEGKADLYRQMKALSD; encoded by the coding sequence ATGAAAATCGTCGACATCCGCGAAAAGACCGTTCCGATCAGCTCGCCGATACGCAACGCCTATATCGACTTTTCACATATGACGCTGAGCCTGGTGGCCGTGATCACCGATGTGATCCGCGACGGTCGGCCAGTAGTGGGTTACGGCTTCAACTCCAACGGCCGTTACGGGCAGGGCTCGCTCATGCGGGAACGCTTTATCCCCCGTGTCCTGGCTGCCGACCCGGATACGCTGGTCGACGACACCGGTGACAACCTCGATGCGCACCGTATCTGGAACGCCCTGTTCACCAACGAAAAGCCCGGCGGGCACGGCGAACGCTCGGTGGCGATCGGCACCATCGATATGGCGGTCTGGGACGCGGTCGCGAAAATTGCCGAGCGGCCGCTGTTCGACCTGCTGGCCGAGCGCTACGGCGACGGCCGGGCGAACCGCGAAGTGTTCGTCTATGCCGCTGGCGGCTACTACCACCCCGGCAAGGGCCACCAGAAACTCAAGGACGAGATGCGCAGCTATCTCGACCGCGGCTACACAGTGGTCAAACAGAAGATCGGCGGCGCGTCGCTCGACGACGACCTGCGCCGTATCGATGCTGTTCTAAGCGTGCTCGGCGACGGCCAGAAGCTCGCTGTGGACGCCAACGGCCGCTTCGATCTCGATACCGCGATCGCCTATGCCAAGGCGCTGTCGGCCTACGACCTGTTCTGGTACGAAGAGGCCGGCGACCCGCTGGACTTCGAGCTGCAGGCCATGCTGCGCAACTACTATCGTAACCCCATGGCCACCGGCGAGAACCTGTTTTCCATGGCCGATGCGCGCAACCTCATCCGTTACGGCGGCATGCGCCCCGACCGCGACTGGCTGCAGTTCGACTGCGCGCTCAGCTACGGCCTGGTGGAATACCTGCGCACGCTCGACATGCTCGCGGAGCACGGTTGGTCGGCGAGCCGCTGTATTCCCCACGGTGGCCATCAGATGTCGCTGAACATCGCCGCCGGCCTGGGCCTGGGGGGCAACGAAAGCTATCCGGACCTGTTTCAGCCGTTCGGCGGTTTCCCGGACGGCGTCGAGGTCCGCAACGGTCATGTGACCCTGCCCGAACTGCCCGGTATCGGTTTCGAAGGCAAGGCCGACCTGTATCGCCAGATGAAGGCGCTGTCGGATTGA
- a CDS encoding LysR family transcriptional regulator, with the protein MNLSWLEDFMALAASGNFSRAAASRHMTQPAFSRRIRALEQWVGTELFDRSSQPARLTAAGDWFEYTAVELLERIAQVPAQTRAVAAADAGELRFAATHALSFTFVPGWLQRMERRAAVGRVSLVSDVRQRCAQMLLAGQVDFVLGHAHPQAPSELDAQSCPSLLIGDDVLLPVAAANAAGEPRYLLTHASPGSPIAVLGYSNESGIGRILHMLKGDALEHASVTRVFTAHLASVLRTMALDGRGIAWLPRTLIADDLAAGRLSVAADAGWHVALEVRLYRGHGPLAAASEAFWRDAHA; encoded by the coding sequence ATGAATCTGTCCTGGCTCGAGGATTTCATGGCGCTGGCGGCCAGCGGCAACTTCTCGCGCGCGGCTGCGTCACGGCACATGACCCAGCCGGCCTTCAGCCGGCGTATTCGTGCCCTCGAACAATGGGTGGGCACGGAGCTGTTCGATCGCTCCAGCCAGCCCGCACGGCTCACGGCGGCCGGCGATTGGTTCGAATACACCGCGGTGGAACTGCTCGAACGCATCGCGCAGGTGCCCGCTCAGACACGCGCGGTTGCGGCGGCCGACGCGGGCGAGCTGCGCTTCGCGGCAACCCATGCCCTGTCGTTCACGTTCGTCCCCGGCTGGCTGCAACGCATGGAACGCCGAGCCGCGGTCGGCCGGGTAAGTCTGGTCTCGGATGTGCGCCAACGCTGTGCACAGATGCTGCTCGCAGGGCAGGTGGACTTCGTGCTCGGCCATGCCCACCCGCAGGCACCCAGCGAACTCGACGCCCAGAGCTGTCCGTCGCTTCTTATCGGCGACGACGTCCTGCTGCCGGTGGCTGCAGCAAATGCGGCGGGCGAGCCGCGCTATTTGCTGACGCATGCCTCACCGGGATCGCCGATCGCCGTGCTCGGCTACAGCAACGAATCCGGCATCGGCCGTATCCTGCACATGCTCAAGGGCGACGCGCTCGAGCATGCTTCGGTGACCCGTGTCTTCACCGCCCACCTGGCGTCGGTCCTGCGCACCATGGCCCTCGACGGCCGCGGTATCGCCTGGCTGCCGCGGACGCTGATCGCCGACGATCTGGCCGCCGGGCGTCTGAGCGTGGCCGCAGACGCCGGCTGGCATGTCGCACTGGAGGTGCGTTTGTATCGCGGCCACGGTCCGCTGGCTGCGGCCAGTGAGGCGTTCTGGCGCGACGCGCACGCCTGA
- a CDS encoding MFS transporter, whose amino-acid sequence MASGQFQLLGQRRFSPFFFTQFLGAFNDNLFKNALVILIAFQGSSMAGTGMSADVLVNLAAGLFILPFFLFSASAGQFADKYDKAVLMRWIKALEIVIMAGAAAAFALDSLALLMALLFLMGAQSTLFGPVKYGYLPAHLDNRELTGGNGMVELGTFLAILLGTIAGGELVHVVGDRTLIIGACVLVIALLGWLVSLGIPHTPASAPGLKFNWNPITETARIVGFARVDRTIFLSIMGISWFWAVGAIYLAQLPNYVKVDLGGDATVVTLLLALFSLGIGLGSMFCDRLSGGRIELGLVPFGAAGLVVFGLHLAFAKVAAHPVPVGVIGFLGLDGSWRVLLDLGLIGLFGGFYIVPLYALIQERAPRERLSRIIAANSVINALFMVIASLYAVAAFKLGLSIPQLFLTVAVMTAAVVLFIFKLVPEFTMRFIVWLLVSTIYRVRVRGMANLPETGGVLLVCNHVSFMDGLILGGVIRRPTRFVMYHTIFDIPLLSFVFRTGRAIPIAPAKEDPERLAVAYDTIARELADGQVVCLFPEGEITHDGAMREFRKGVERVVARTPVPVVPMALRGMWGSWFSRSSGQAMSGWPRRFWSRIELIAGAPVAAQRVNADDLQRRVQIMLDTGRPVSDPAADDETQPVRRDSE is encoded by the coding sequence ATGGCTTCCGGACAGTTCCAGCTGCTTGGACAGCGACGCTTCTCGCCGTTCTTCTTCACCCAGTTTCTCGGCGCGTTCAACGACAACCTGTTCAAGAACGCGCTGGTCATTCTCATTGCGTTTCAAGGCTCGTCGATGGCGGGTACCGGCATGAGCGCCGATGTGCTGGTCAACCTGGCAGCGGGTCTGTTCATCCTTCCGTTCTTTCTGTTCTCGGCGAGCGCCGGACAGTTCGCCGACAAGTACGACAAGGCGGTGCTGATGCGGTGGATCAAGGCGCTCGAGATCGTGATCATGGCCGGTGCCGCGGCGGCCTTTGCCTTGGACAGTCTGGCGCTGCTCATGGCGCTGCTGTTCTTGATGGGGGCACAGAGCACCTTGTTCGGGCCGGTGAAATACGGCTATCTGCCGGCGCATCTGGACAATCGCGAGCTGACCGGCGGCAACGGTATGGTCGAACTCGGCACGTTCCTCGCGATTCTGTTGGGCACGATCGCCGGCGGCGAACTCGTGCATGTGGTCGGCGACCGCACACTGATCATCGGTGCGTGCGTACTGGTAATCGCGCTACTGGGCTGGCTGGTGAGTCTGGGCATTCCGCATACGCCGGCCAGCGCGCCCGGGCTGAAATTCAACTGGAACCCGATCACCGAGACCGCGCGTATCGTGGGCTTCGCGCGCGTCGATCGCACGATCTTCCTGTCGATCATGGGCATCAGCTGGTTCTGGGCGGTAGGGGCGATCTATCTGGCGCAGCTGCCCAACTACGTAAAGGTCGACCTGGGCGGCGACGCGACGGTCGTCACGTTGCTGCTGGCGTTGTTCTCTCTGGGGATCGGCCTTGGTTCCATGTTCTGCGACCGCCTGTCCGGCGGGCGGATCGAACTCGGGCTGGTGCCCTTCGGTGCCGCCGGGCTGGTGGTCTTCGGCCTGCATCTGGCGTTTGCGAAGGTAGCGGCGCACCCGGTGCCGGTCGGCGTGATCGGCTTTCTCGGCCTGGACGGCAGCTGGCGCGTGTTGCTCGATCTCGGGCTGATCGGGCTATTCGGCGGCTTTTATATCGTGCCGTTGTATGCGCTCATTCAGGAGCGGGCACCGCGCGAACGGCTGTCGCGCATCATCGCGGCCAATAGCGTGATCAACGCGCTGTTCATGGTGATCGCCTCGCTGTATGCCGTGGCTGCGTTCAAGCTGGGGCTGAGCATTCCCCAGCTGTTTCTCACCGTGGCTGTCATGACCGCTGCGGTCGTACTGTTCATCTTCAAGCTCGTGCCCGAGTTCACGATGCGTTTCATCGTGTGGCTGCTGGTCAGCACGATCTACCGGGTGCGAGTACGGGGAATGGCGAATCTTCCGGAGACCGGCGGCGTGCTGTTGGTGTGCAACCACGTCAGTTTCATGGATGGCTTGATCCTCGGTGGCGTGATCCGGCGACCCACCCGGTTTGTGATGTACCACACGATATTCGATATCCCCCTACTGTCGTTTGTCTTCCGCACAGGTCGGGCGATTCCGATCGCGCCGGCCAAGGAGGATCCGGAACGACTGGCGGTGGCTTACGACACGATCGCGCGCGAGTTGGCCGACGGGCAGGTGGTGTGTCTGTTTCCGGAAGGCGAGATCACCCACGACGGAGCCATGCGCGAATTCCGCAAGGGTGTCGAACGCGTGGTCGCGCGCACACCGGTGCCGGTAGTGCCGATGGCGCTGCGCGGCATGTGGGGCAGCTGGTTTTCGCGTTCGTCCGGGCAGGCGATGTCGGGCTGGCCGCGCCGTTTCTGGTCGCGTATCGAGCTTATCGCCGGCGCCCCGGTCGCCGCCCAGCGAGTCAACGCCGACGATCTGCAACGCCGGGTGCAGATCATGCTCGACACCGGTCGGCCGGTCAGTGACCCGGCGGCGGACGATGAGACGCAACCAGTCCGTCGAGATAGTGAATGA
- a CDS encoding TetR/AcrR family transcriptional regulator, with the protein MARRSEHTREQLTELILDAAERLIADKGLTGLSARAIARAIGYTPGTLYLIFKNLDDVVLHVNARTLDALGAQLSGAVTDERNPRRQLIKAARAYAAFARAHPNRWRACFEHRLPEDMVGPDYVDARIQRLVDLILPPLAAASHTEGAALAAAAQALWSGVHGICILSLTHKLHLVGGRATEHLTDDLVIHYLDGLVASHRPPPGH; encoded by the coding sequence ATGGCCCGCCGTAGCGAACATACCCGCGAACAGCTGACCGAACTCATTCTGGATGCCGCCGAACGCCTGATCGCCGACAAGGGCCTGACCGGCCTGAGCGCGCGCGCGATCGCGCGGGCAATCGGCTACACCCCGGGCACCCTCTACCTGATATTCAAGAACCTCGATGACGTCGTCCTGCACGTCAACGCACGCACGCTCGATGCATTGGGTGCCCAGCTGTCAGGCGCCGTGACAGACGAACGCAATCCAAGGCGGCAGTTGATCAAGGCCGCGCGTGCCTATGCCGCCTTTGCACGCGCTCACCCAAACCGCTGGCGCGCGTGTTTCGAACATCGTCTGCCCGAGGACATGGTCGGCCCGGACTATGTCGATGCGCGTATACAGCGGCTGGTAGATCTGATTCTGCCGCCACTGGCCGCGGCCTCGCATACCGAAGGTGCGGCGCTCGCCGCCGCGGCCCAGGCGCTGTGGAGCGGCGTGCACGGCATTTGCATACTCAGCCTCACACACAAGCTCCACCTGGTCGGCGGCCGGGCCACCGAGCATCTGACCGACGACCTGGTCATTCACTATCTCGACGGACTGGTTGCGTCTCATCGTCCGCCGCCGGGTCACTGA
- a CDS encoding YciI family protein, which translates to MRFMLLMIPKGYESAEPGTMPDAPAVTEMMKYNHRLQAAGVLLGLDGLHPPSMGARVRFIDGQPQVSDGPFAEAAETLGGYWLIDVASREEAIAWASRCPAGEHEIIEVRQVQAFEDFAADVQQVPGFPEMQSPMDDTGAL; encoded by the coding sequence ATGCGCTTCATGTTGTTGATGATTCCCAAGGGCTACGAGAGCGCCGAGCCCGGTACGATGCCGGATGCGCCAGCGGTGACCGAGATGATGAAATACAACCATCGTCTGCAGGCGGCCGGTGTACTGCTCGGCCTGGACGGCTTGCATCCGCCGTCGATGGGCGCACGGGTTCGTTTTATCGACGGCCAGCCGCAGGTCAGCGATGGGCCGTTCGCAGAGGCCGCCGAGACGCTCGGCGGCTATTGGTTGATCGACGTCGCCTCGCGCGAGGAAGCGATCGCCTGGGCGTCGCGCTGTCCGGCCGGCGAGCACGAAATCATCGAAGTGCGTCAGGTACAGGCCTTCGAGGATTTCGCGGCCGATGTACAACAGGTGCCCGGCTTCCCGGAAATGCAGTCGCCGATGGATGACACCGGCGCGCTTTGA
- a CDS encoding cation diffusion facilitator family transporter, which yields MAHCCNEDDAHIARLRERQAHMLWLVLGLNAALFVIEFSAGWLAGSSALLADSLDMLGDSLVYGLSLFVVARSARWKAVSAGFKGSLMLLFGVIVLAEAAFKAISGQPPQPAVMAGVGLLALSANLLCLLLLTRHRDDDVNMRSSWVCSRNDLLANGGVLLAAMLVAATGRVWPDVVIGLLIAGVFVHSAIGVLQDARSSLHPAAPH from the coding sequence ATGGCTCATTGCTGCAATGAAGACGATGCCCATATCGCGCGCCTGCGAGAACGTCAGGCGCACATGCTGTGGCTGGTACTCGGCCTAAACGCTGCGCTATTCGTCATCGAATTCAGTGCCGGCTGGCTGGCCGGCTCGTCCGCTCTGCTCGCCGACTCGCTCGATATGCTGGGCGACAGCCTCGTCTACGGGCTCAGCCTGTTCGTGGTCGCCCGGAGCGCGCGCTGGAAAGCCGTCTCGGCTGGCTTCAAGGGCAGCCTCATGCTGCTGTTCGGTGTGATCGTACTCGCTGAGGCCGCGTTCAAGGCCATCAGCGGACAACCACCGCAACCGGCCGTGATGGCGGGCGTCGGACTGCTTGCACTGAGCGCCAACCTGCTCTGTCTGCTGCTACTGACGCGCCACCGCGACGACGACGTCAACATGCGCTCGTCGTGGGTCTGTTCACGCAACGATCTGCTGGCCAACGGCGGCGTGCTGCTGGCCGCCATGCTTGTGGCCGCAACCGGCCGCGTCTGGCCGGATGTCGTCATCGGGCTGTTGATCGCCGGCGTGTTCGTACACTCGGCGATCGGGGTATTGCAGGATGCGCGTTCGAGCCTTCACCCTGCCGCGCCGCACTGA
- a CDS encoding MerR family transcriptional regulator: MLTISEAARRAGCSASAIRYYERAGLLPPPYRGHNGYRYYHEREVERLGFVTRARALGFPVSAVADLLCLADHPEAPCDSVDRLLAHQLSDVDMRLDRLQCLRMRLAELQSVCAGGHPMRDCGILAALGGDGPPDAAG, translated from the coding sequence ATGCTCACTATATCCGAAGCCGCACGGCGGGCCGGTTGCAGCGCCTCGGCGATCCGCTATTACGAACGCGCGGGCCTGCTGCCGCCGCCGTATCGCGGCCACAACGGCTATCGTTATTATCACGAACGCGAGGTCGAGCGGCTCGGCTTTGTCACGCGTGCCCGTGCGCTCGGTTTTCCGGTGTCGGCCGTGGCCGATCTGTTGTGTCTGGCCGATCACCCTGAGGCGCCGTGTGATTCGGTCGATCGATTGCTCGCCCATCAGCTCTCCGACGTGGACATGCGCCTGGATCGGCTGCAGTGCTTGCGTATGCGGTTGGCCGAATTACAGAGCGTCTGCGCAGGCGGCCACCCCATGCGGGACTGCGGCATTCTCGCGGCTCTCGGTGGCGATGGCCCGCCCGATGCCGCCGGTTGA
- the gfa gene encoding S-(hydroxymethyl)glutathione synthase, with translation MRDRGGNAGQTTDGKPSIHPAIDNGITPGNGDFSGGTLSCKCTSKPVKVRVGAQTAHNHACGCSKCWKPQGARFSLVAVVSREAVSVAENEDKLAVVDSSAPIQRHACTECGTHMFGRIEDESHPFHGLDFVHTELSSERGWSEPKFAAFVSSIIETGEKPDNMDKIRGRLRELGLTPYDVLAPELMDAISTHKAKQSGALPA, from the coding sequence ATGCGCGATCGCGGCGGCAACGCCGGCCAGACAACCGACGGCAAGCCGAGCATTCACCCGGCCATCGATAACGGCATCACTCCGGGCAACGGTGACTTCTCGGGCGGCACGCTCAGCTGCAAATGCACCAGCAAGCCGGTGAAGGTACGAGTGGGTGCACAGACCGCCCACAATCATGCATGTGGTTGCAGCAAATGCTGGAAGCCTCAGGGCGCACGCTTTTCGCTGGTGGCAGTCGTATCCCGCGAAGCGGTTTCGGTGGCCGAGAACGAAGACAAGCTGGCGGTCGTGGATAGCAGCGCGCCGATACAGCGCCATGCCTGCACCGAGTGTGGTACGCACATGTTCGGTCGGATCGAAGACGAGAGTCATCCATTCCACGGGCTGGATTTCGTCCATACCGAGCTGTCGTCGGAACGCGGGTGGAGCGAGCCAAAATTCGCCGCGTTCGTCTCGTCGATCATTGAAACCGGCGAGAAACCGGACAATATGGACAAGATTCGCGGCCGACTGCGCGAACTGGGTCTGACGCCCTACGACGTGCTGGCGCCGGAGCTGATGGACGCCATCTCGACCCATAAGGCCAAACAGAGCGGCGCCCTGCCGGCCTGA